The following is a genomic window from bacterium.
TAAGAAACATAATTTGCCTAAAGATGTTAGTGAAGAAAAGAAAAAAGAGCTAATAGCTAATTTTAGAAACTTACAGGATAATAGGAAGAAGGGGAAAGCATAATAGATAAAAATTCAATAGAAGTACAACTTGTTATAAATGATTTGCATGTACCTTATCAAGATGATGAAGCCTTAGAACTTATACTTAAGTTTGGTAAAAATTTAAAACCAGATAAGTTATTTATTTTAGGTGATTTCATGGATATGTACTCAATATCTAAATTTGATAGAAATCCTGAACGCATTACCAATTTACAAACTGAATTTAATATAGGTAAAGAGATATTAAATAAAATTATAAAAGTTATTAAGCCTGTTCAGACAATCTTTATGGAGGGTAATCATACAGACAGACTTAGAAAATTTATATGGAATAATCCTGTTCTTAATGGTTGTATAGATATTAAAGATAAGTTAGGCATAAATAATTTAGGAATAGACTATTATGAATACGGTAAAAATTATGTATATAAAAATAAACTTATCTATACACACGGTAACAAAATAAATAAATATTCTGCTTATACTGCTAAGAATATGCTTGATGATTTGGGGCTTTCAGTAATACTTGGGCATACTCATAAACTGGGAATGCATTATAGGACAGATTATTCAGGTGCAAAAGTAGCTGTTGAAAATGGCTGCTTATGCCAAACGGATTTAGCACTTGAATGGTTTCGTAAAGAGGTAATAGATTGGCAAAAAGGAATAACAGTTATTAAATGGGTAGAGGATAGATTTAATATACATCAAATTTGTATTCCTAAAGATAAATTTATCATATTTGGAAAAAAGTATTATACATTATGATTATTAATAAAAATAAAAGTTATGGAGGATATAGTTACCAATGTAAATGTGATATTTGTAATAAACTATTTTATAGAAAAGCTGCTCATGTAGAAAGAACTAATCATCAATTTTGTAATCAAGTATGTGCTAGTATATATAAATCATTAGAAATATCGGGCAATGGTAATCCTTGTTATGGATTATTAGGAGAAAAACATCCAGCATACGGTTATAAATTTTCAAGTGAGTCTTTAAAAATTAAAAGTAATAATTTTAAGGGAAATAAAAATCCTATGTGGAAAGGAGGTAAATCTAGTGATAACGGTTATATAATAATTTATAAACCAGATCATCCTTATAATAATGGGGGATATATGTTAGAACATCGACTCATAATGGAAGAATATATAAAAAGGTATTTAACTCTTGAGGAGGTAGTACACCACATTAATGGTATACGAGATGATAACAGGATTGAGAATCTTATATTATTTGATAATAATAGTGAACATATAAAATGGCATTTTCTATTTAGAAGAATTATTAAATTACTTTGCTTATCCATATTTAAATTTAATACAGCATTAACTTTTGATTATATTTTTTTGGGAGCGTAAGGGTTAGACAGAACTGACAGCCGAAGTGCTATGTTCTGGACGTGGCTTCAATGCCACCGCTTCCACCATAATATTATAAATCGAAACTAACTCCATAATCCTCAGACATAATATCATAAAGTTTGTCTCTAACTTCCTGTAAGACTTCTCTATCATGATATTTAATTTCGCTTCTTAACCATTTGTCTAAGTCCCACAGACAATTATAAAAAATAGGTCCCTTATAGAATTTATCATATTCATTTAAATCTGTAGTTTCTATTATGTATTTGGTAGGAGAGTAAATCTCCTCCAGTGTTGCCTCTTCAAGCTGTTTTGGCTGTAATAATTCAATTATCTTATCTAATTTACTTAAAATACTCATTGTTGCCTCCTTTCTATTAATACTTAGGGTCAAATTCATAAAAATCACACTTATAGTCCATATCCACATCATCACCATCTCTACCATTTACTCTACACCAGCATTTACTTGCTGATTGAAATAAACAATTTCTACAAGTTGATTCTTTTATTAATTCTTCATTCATTCAATTATCTCCTTTATCAAAACAAATTTTACATCCTGTCCAACATTTTAAACCTAATAATTTAGCTAAATCTTCAAAGGCTTTATCATAACGTTTTATAAATTGAAGCTCTTCTAACATAGATATTCTAAACTCTAAATCATTTATTTTATCCTCTAGTTCTTTCTTAGTCATTTAATTATCTCCTTTGTCTTAATATCAATTTCTTTCATATCTCCCCATGTCTTGCCGATTTTTATTTCAACAGGAAACTCTATTTCTGGATGTAACCAATCTCTTGGGGTTTGCATCATTGTATTGCTTATTATATCAATTAATTGCTCAATATGCCATCTATTATTTGGTGCTTCATTTACTATACAGTCATGTACCAGATTAGTAGTAAAAGCTTCATGCTTATCAATGTCTTCTTCCATATTCATTGCCGAAATTAAATTCAAATCTGAACCACTACTTTGGATTATAAAGTTTCTGGCTTCATTCTTCTGTGCTTGGTCTC
Proteins encoded in this region:
- a CDS encoding HNH endonuclease → MIINKNKSYGGYSYQCKCDICNKLFYRKAAHVERTNHQFCNQVCASIYKSLEISGNGNPCYGLLGEKHPAYGYKFSSESLKIKSNNFKGNKNPMWKGGKSSDNGYIIIYKPDHPYNNGGYMLEHRLIMEEYIKRYLTLEEVVHHINGIRDDNRIENLILFDNNSEHIKWHFLFRRIIKLLCLSIFKFNTALTFDYIFLGA
- a CDS encoding DNA polymerase, whose amino-acid sequence is GRTSYSIAQKFNISISEAQLILDSWLSKIPIAMEYMEEQERHLLSKEPFITPFGRYRRYGVIIGDQAQKNEARNFIIQSSGSDLNLISAMNMEEDIDKHEAFTTNLVHDCIVNEAPNNRWHIEQLIDIISNTMMQTPRDWLHPEIEFPVEIKIGKTWGDMKEIDIKTKEIIK